A single region of the Vicia villosa cultivar HV-30 ecotype Madison, WI linkage group LG4, Vvil1.0, whole genome shotgun sequence genome encodes:
- the LOC131598485 gene encoding sister chromatid cohesion protein PDS5 homolog C-like — protein sequence MASFNKELEKELLQAANSLLYPPSSLNNLLRLLCQVGSCLSRVEQSRAESKKKELSSLSKALIADELINNSDVDVKVALAYCFSELTRITAPNAPYDDHQMKEVFGLIVSSFEILYDKSSRWYQEKILILELVAKLRLCVLMLDLECDDLILEMFQHFLETIREHHPETVFSSMKSIMVLVLDESDDISLDLLSPIIDSVKKDNEVSVPIALKLGESVLQSCATKLKPYLRLAVNELGISLDDYSDVLASVYNNR from the exons ATGGCTTCCTTCAACAAGGAGCTTGAAAAGGAGCTTCTACAAGCTGCGAACAGTCTCTTATATCCTCCTTCTTCTCTCAATAACCTACTCCGTCTTCTATGC CAAGTTGGAAGCTGCTTGTCAAGGGTTGAACAGTCACGTGCTGAATCTAAGAAAAAAGAACTCTCTTCATTATCGAAAGCTTTAATTGCTGATGAACTTATAAACAATTCAGATGTTGATGTCAAAGTTGCACTTGCCTACTGCTTTAGTGAGTTAACAAGAATAACTGCACCTAATGCTCCTTACGATGATCACCAAATGAAG GAGGTCTTTGGATTAATTGTATCGTCGTTTGAAATTCTATATGATAAATCAAGCCGATGGTACCAAGAGAAGATTTTAATCCTTGAGTTGGTTGCAAAACTTAGGTTATGTGTGCTAATGCTGGATCTGGAATGCGATGACCTCATTTTGGAGATGTTTCAGCATTTCTTGGAGACAATAAG GGAACATCATCCAGAAACTGTTTTCTCGTCGATGAAAAGCATAATGGTTCTTGTTCTTGACGAAAGTGATGATATATCTCTGGACTTACTCTCTCCAATCATAGATAGCGTAAAGAAAGACAATGAG GTAAGTGTGCCAATTGCTCTAAAGTTGGGGGAAAGTGTTCTTCAAAGTTGTGCCACAAAGCTGAAACCCTATTTAAGGCTAGCTGTGAATGAGTTGGGTATTTCTTTGGATGATTATAGTGATGTTCTTGCCTCAGTATACAACAATAGATAA